A genome region from Cherax quadricarinatus isolate ZL_2023a chromosome 59, ASM3850222v1, whole genome shotgun sequence includes the following:
- the LOC138854439 gene encoding SET domain-containing protein 4: protein MDNLKEKREIAAMRSKPSGRTWRRRKKKCRVKQQGVYSYPVDANPVLVKLSQWLKSKGCKLSSCTKLRPAVFADTGRGLMATVGVNVGDVLVSIPKQALVTCCKILEDAELKNLHKVPQKFRAMEILTFFLLYHKYLGNNSEWKPYLDSLPNEYTVPAYSSLEEISLFPELLKSRIFEQVEDVDQCYASIKTLVLLNSKHKQLFSSLCVDDVKWGWFTVNTRCVYLKEDNPAPFILDDVYALVPFLDLLNHSCNSQVTTNMNESNGCYEIVTQVPFAKYEQVFINYGPHDNIKLYIEYGFTLKDNPHNYVPVNIDDIISSVRCIVGNALRKDALYEKTKLVRAHNIDKSLGFSSDGPSWNMRVATTIYLMTPEELSRWQVVYEDLDGIGHRKLVMECLIQIIQKKVCHLQTFLFKVEHLQGCSKAFAVGGDLLRECCMLLENINIIENT, encoded by the coding sequence ATGGATAATTTAAAAGAAAAGAGAGAAATTGCAGCGATGAGAAGTAAACCCAGCGGGAGAACCTGGCGCAGAAGGAAGAAGAAATGCAGAGTTAAACAGCAAGGTGTTTACTCCTATCCTGTTGATGCCAATCCTGTGTTGGTCAAACTTAGTCAGTGGCTTAAAAGTAAAGGATGCAAGCTGTCATCTTGCACAAAACTGAGGCCAGCAGTTTTTGCAGACACTGGTCGAGGACTGATGGCCACAGTTGGTGTTAATGTAGGTGATGTTCTGGTCAGCATCCCTAAACAAGCACTTGTTACGTGTTGTAAGATTTTAGAGGATGCTGAATTAaagaatcttcataaagttccACAAAAGTTCAGAGCCATGGAAATACTGACATTTTTCCTCTTGTATCACAAGTATTTAGGGAATAACTCGGAGTGGAAGCCATATTTAGATAGCCTTCCTAATGAATATACTGTTCCAGCTTATAGCTCACTGGAGGAAATTAGTTTGTTTCCAGAGCTTTTAAAGTCTCGTATTTTTGAGCAAGTGGAAGATGTTGATCAGTGTTATGCTAGTATAAAAACACTTGTTTTACTAAATTCCAAGCATAAGCAGTTGTTTTCTTCATTGTGTGTAGATGATGTTAAATGGGGTTGGTTTACTGTCAACACTCGCTGTGTTTATCTAAAAGAAGACAATCCAGCTCCTTTTATCTTGGATGATGTTTATGCTTTGGTACCTTTTCTTGATCTCTTGAATCATTCTTGTAATTCACAAGTAACAACTAATATGAATGAAAGCAATGGTTGCTATGAGATTGTTACTCAGGTGCCTTTTGCCAAGTATGAACAAGTTTTTATTAATTATGGCCCACATGACAATATCAAACTCTATATTGAATATGGGTTTACTCTTAAAGATAATCCTCACAATTATGTTCCGGTAAACATAGATGACATTATCTCCTCGGTAAGGTGTATTGTTGGTAATGCTTTGCGAAAAGATGCCTTATATGAAAAGACCAAATTAGTACGTGCTCATAATATTGATAAGAGTCTTGGCTTTAGCTCAGATGGTCCCTCATGGAACATGAGAGTTGCCACTACCATCTATTTGATGACTCCAGAGGAACTGAGTCGATGGCAAGTTGTATATGAAGATCTTGATGGCATTGGCCACAGAAAGCTAGTAATGGAGTGTTTGATCCAGATTATTCAGAAGAAGGTTTGCCATCTGCAAACTTTTCTGTTCAAAGTAGAACATTTGCAGGGATGCTCAAAAGcttttgctgttggtggtgatttaCTGAGAGAATGCTGTATGCTTTTggaaaatataaatattatagaGAATACTTGA